One part of the [Synechococcus] sp. NIES-970 genome encodes these proteins:
- the ndhE gene encoding NADH dehydrogenase subunit E encodes MQIQLEYILILAAALFCIGIYGLVTSRNAVRVLMSIELLLNSVNLNFMGFSNFLDPGEIKGQVFTVFVLTVAAAEAAVGLAIILAIYRNRNTIDMEQFNLLKW; translated from the coding sequence ATGCAAATTCAACTTGAATATATTCTGATTCTTGCTGCTGCCCTTTTTTGCATCGGCATCTATGGTTTAGTCACGAGCCGTAACGCCGTCCGGGTTTTGATGTCCATTGAACTGTTGCTCAATTCGGTCAACCTCAACTTCATGGGCTTTTCTAACTTCCTTGACCCCGGAGAAATCAAAGGCCAAGTCTTCACTGTTTTTGTCCTTACCGTAGCTGCCGCCGAAGCCGCCGTGGGTTTAGCGATCATTCTGGCCATTTACCGGAACCGCAACACCATCGATATGGAGCAGTTCAACCTCCTGAAGTGGTAG
- the ndhG gene encoding NADH dehydrogenase subunit G: MNLAEGVQIVSFAILTVMMVGSALGVVLFENIVYSAFLLGGVFISISGFYILLNADFVAAAQVLIYVGAINVLILFAIMLVNKQEDFTKLPGRLLRQGATALVCLGLFALLGTMVLVTPWALSSLSPAAVGNSVVAIAKHFFSDFLLPFELASLLLLIAMVGAIILARRDIIPEISDTAVGGTGLQLPERPRELAATNSPKSEQN; this comes from the coding sequence GTGAATTTAGCAGAAGGTGTTCAAATTGTTTCGTTCGCCATCCTAACGGTGATGATGGTAGGTTCAGCGCTTGGGGTTGTCCTCTTTGAAAATATCGTTTATTCAGCCTTTTTGTTGGGGGGCGTTTTCATCAGCATTTCTGGGTTTTATATTTTGCTCAATGCTGATTTCGTCGCGGCGGCTCAGGTATTGATTTACGTTGGGGCGATCAATGTCTTGATTTTGTTTGCAATCATGTTGGTAAACAAACAAGAAGATTTCACCAAGCTACCGGGGCGTCTATTGCGTCAAGGGGCAACGGCCCTAGTGTGCTTAGGCTTATTTGCACTCCTCGGCACCATGGTTCTGGTCACCCCCTGGGCTTTATCGAGTCTCTCTCCGGCAGCGGTGGGCAACTCCGTGGTAGCGATCGCCAAACATTTCTTTAGCGATTTTCTGCTCCCCTTTGAGCTCGCCTCCCTCCTGCTCCTTATTGCGATGGTAGGAGCAATTATCTTGGCCCGCCGCGATATTATCCCTGAGATATCTGACACCGCAGTTGGTGGTACTGGCCTACAGCTGCCTGAGCGTCCCCGGGAGCTCGCTGCAACCAATAGCCCTAAATCTGAACAAAATTAA
- the ndhI gene encoding NADH-plastoquinone oxidoreductase, I subunit, translating to MFKILKQVGDYAKDAAQAAKYIGQGLSVTFDHMRRRPVTVQYPYEKLIPSERFRGRIHYEFDKCIACEVCVRVCPINLPVVDWEFDKATKKKTLKHYSIDFGVCIFCGNCVEYCPTNCLSMTEEYELATYDRHELNYDSVALGRLPYKVTQDPMVTPLRELAYLPQGVIEPHGLPKGAQRAGEHPEDILARLKADQAKETAE from the coding sequence ATGTTTAAGATCCTCAAACAAGTCGGTGACTATGCCAAGGATGCAGCCCAGGCAGCCAAATATATTGGTCAGGGTCTTTCGGTGACGTTTGACCACATGCGGCGGCGCCCAGTAACGGTGCAGTACCCCTACGAAAAACTTATTCCTTCCGAGCGTTTTCGGGGGCGGATCCACTACGAATTTGATAAATGCATTGCCTGTGAAGTGTGTGTACGGGTATGCCCGATCAACCTACCCGTCGTAGATTGGGAATTTGATAAAGCCACGAAAAAGAAAACTCTCAAGCACTACAGCATTGACTTTGGGGTTTGTATTTTCTGTGGCAACTGCGTTGAATATTGCCCGACCAATTGCCTCTCCATGACCGAAGAGTATGAATTGGCCACCTACGATCGCCACGAATTAAACTATGACAGCGTGGCCCTCGGTCGCCTCCCCTACAAAGTCACCCAAGACCCGATGGTGACCCCCCTACGGGAACTGGCTTACTTGCCCCAGGGGGTCATTGAGCCCCATGGTCTCCCCAAAGGGGCTCAACGGGCTGGGGAGCATCCCGAAGATATTCTGGCCCGGTTGAAAGCTGATCAAGCCAAAGAAACCGCCGAATAG
- the ndhA gene encoding NADH dehydrogenase subunit A gives MNSGIDLQGSFIETLQSLGLPHEIAKTIWLPLPLLLMIIGATVGVLVVVWLERKISAAAQQRVGPEYAGPLGVLQPVADGLKLVFKEDVVPAKTDPWLFTLGPALVVIPVFLSYLIVPFGQNLVITDLNVGIFLWISLSSIAPIGLLMSGYSSNNKYALLGGLRAAAQSISYEIPLALAVLAIAMMSNSLSTIDIVEQQSGYGILGWNIWRQPIGFLIFWISALAECERLPFDLPEAEEELVAGYQTEYSGMKFGLFYVGSYVNLVLSALIVSILYLGGWEFPIPLDKLANWLSIDPNTPWLQLITASLGIIMTLVKTYALVFIAVLLRWTLPRVRIDQLLNFGWKFLLPVALVNLLLTAALKLAFPFAFGG, from the coding sequence ATGAATTCAGGAATCGATCTCCAAGGTAGTTTTATCGAAACCCTCCAATCCCTTGGGTTACCCCACGAAATCGCAAAGACCATTTGGTTACCCCTCCCCCTGTTGCTCATGATTATTGGCGCAACGGTGGGAGTTTTGGTTGTGGTGTGGCTAGAGCGTAAAATTTCTGCCGCCGCCCAACAACGGGTTGGGCCAGAATATGCAGGGCCCCTGGGGGTTCTTCAACCAGTTGCCGATGGTCTTAAACTTGTTTTTAAAGAAGATGTAGTGCCAGCAAAAACAGACCCTTGGCTGTTCACCCTCGGGCCTGCCCTCGTTGTGATTCCTGTGTTTTTGTCCTATCTCATCGTCCCCTTCGGCCAAAACCTTGTGATCACAGACCTAAACGTGGGAATTTTTCTCTGGATTTCCCTCTCGAGCATCGCCCCCATTGGTCTGTTGATGTCTGGGTACTCTTCGAACAACAAATATGCTCTGCTGGGGGGCCTCCGCGCCGCCGCCCAATCAATCAGCTATGAAATTCCTTTAGCTTTGGCTGTTCTGGCGATCGCCATGATGTCCAATAGTCTTAGTACCATTGACATCGTCGAACAACAATCTGGCTATGGCATTTTGGGCTGGAACATTTGGCGACAACCCATTGGCTTCCTGATTTTTTGGATCTCAGCCCTCGCCGAATGTGAGCGTCTTCCCTTCGACCTCCCTGAAGCCGAAGAAGAACTGGTGGCAGGCTACCAAACGGAATATTCCGGCATGAAATTTGGCTTATTCTATGTGGGTTCCTACGTAAACCTCGTTCTCTCGGCCCTGATCGTTTCTATTCTGTACTTGGGTGGTTGGGAATTTCCTATTCCCCTCGATAAGCTCGCAAACTGGCTGAGTATCGACCCCAATACCCCTTGGCTCCAGCTCATTACCGCTTCTTTGGGGATCATTATGACCCTGGTCAAAACCTACGCCCTTGTTTTCATTGCCGTATTGCTGCGCTGGACTCTGCCTCGGGTGCGCATTGATCAACTCTTAAACTTCGGCTGGAAGTTTCTTTTGCCCGTTGCCCTGGTGAACCTACTCCTCACAGCGGCTTTAAAATTGGCCTTTCCCTTTGCCTTTGGTGGCTAG